AGAACCCGTAGCCTAGAACGTTCGATGCGTGAGACGTCCGCGGCTTTGGCTGAAGCTACGGTCTATGAGGAACGAAATCGCATCGCTCAGGAGATTCATGACATTGTTGGGCATACACTCACATCGACGATTCTTCAAATTGAGGCAGGGAAGCGCCTGCTCCAGAAGAAAGATATTGATAGTGGTGTTCAACGACTGGTTGAAGCACAGGACCTTGTTCGGCATAGCTTGAATGAAATCCGCGGCTCTGTCCATATGCTGAAGGAGGACAAGTATTCGGACCTCACGGTCATGTTGAAGCAAATGATTCGTGATACAGAGCGTAATGCAGGCGTTGTCGTTCATGCCATTATTTATGATCTGCCGGAGGCCATGTCAACAGCCTATAAAAAGGCCATCTATCATGCTTTACAGGAGGGCTTAACGAATGGAATCAGACATGGTAAGAGTACGGAATTCCATTTTAGTCTGGAGTCTGTCGGAGCGAATTTGCAGTTTAGGCTCAAAGATCGTGGGTCAGGAGATAGTCACATAGAGATGGGCTTTGGACTTAGGACAATGAAAGAGCGGGTTGAGCAACTGGGAGGTAGCTTATCCATCGATTCAGAAATGAATGAGGGCTGTCTACTGGAAATCGATCTGCCAATGCGAAGGGTTGGGAATAGAAAATGAGTAAGATAAAGATTGTAATTGCCGACGATCAATTGTTGACGCGTGAAGGACTTCGTACCATTCTGGATCTGGAGGATGATATGGAGGTGGTGGGTGCTGCCAAGAACGGGGAAGAAGCCTGCGAGATGGTGGAAGCATTCCAGCCTGATCTGGTACTGCTCGATGTTCAAATGCCGGTTATGAATGGGATTAGTGCACTAAAACGAATAAAGCAGATTCGTCCGGACATATTCATTCTGATTTTGACCACTTTTATAGAGACCGATTATATTGTTGAGGGTATGGCATTCGGAGCAAGCGGCTATATGCTGAAAGATATGGATGCAGATAAAATGATTACCTCGATCCGTGATACGATATCAGGGCAATTTATCCTGCCAGCCCCGGTAGCTGCCAAATTGGCGACAAGGATGAATAGATTGACGGAGGAGCACGGACATTGGCAAAGATCCAATGTGGATCGTATGAGTCTGACAGAACGGGAGGAGGAGCTGGCGCAGCTCATTATCCGGGGACTGAACAACCGCGAAATCGCCGATACACTACATATCGCGGAGGGGACGGCGCGTAATTATATTAGTAATCTTTATAGCAAACTAGAGGTGGTTGACCGGGCTCAGGCTATCGTTCGACTTCAAAGCATGAGGTAACATTACAATTTTTACAGTTTCAGGACAATTCCCATATGTAGTGGAATCCTTGCTGAATATGAAATATACTTTTAAAGTCCAGCCGCAAGACAACTAGAATTTGAACTACGATTGGAGAAAATGAAACGATGTCTAATTTACCAAACTGTCCGAAATGTAATTCTGAGTACACGTATGAAGATGGAAGTTTATTAATTTGCCCGGAATGTGCACATGAGTGGACATTAGAATCAGAGTCTGAGAATAATGAAGATCAAAAGGTTATCAAAGATGCCAATGGCAATGTATTAAATGACGGCGACTCAGTAACTGTAATCAAAGACCTTAAGGTAAAAGGAAGCTCATCCGTTCTGAAGATAGGTACCAAAGTTAAAAACATCCGTTTAGTGGACGGAGATCATGATATTGATTGCAAAATTGATGGGTTCGGAGCTATGAAATTAAAATCTGAATTTGTTAAAAAGATATAAAAAGAAAGAATCAGCTTAACTTCGATAGAAGTAGGGCTGATTCTTTTTTTGAGATAATATTCAAAGTCGCGTCATCTTATGATCTCAACAATCTGGTTTCGTCCTGTATTTTTGGCTTGATATAAGGCTTTGTCCACAGATTCGAATAAATCATTTAGTTGATTTGTCGGGCTTTCTATATACTGCTCTGCAAAATTATTAATGGACAGAAGTCCCATGCTTACAGTGATCGATACAGAATGTACAACCTCACCCACATGTACTTTATTGGCCCCTATCATGAATTTGATATGCTCTGCCCAGCGGTTTGCTTGTGTATGGTTCGTATTTGGTAAATAGACGATGAACTCTTCTCCGCCATAGCGTGCAAGAATATCCGTCTCCCTCAGCGATTGCTTAATGACCTCTACCGTGCTACAAATTACGACATCGCCTACTAAGTGGCCGTAATTGTCATTCACCGTTTTGAAAAAGTCGATATCCAGTAGAATGATGGCAAAAGGCTGCTTCAAAATCATGTTTTCTATGATCTCACGCTCTAAGTGCTGTGTTAAGTAATGACGGTTATAACAACCTGTTAAGCTGTCGGTTATGGCCATATGCTTGAGTTTTTGGTTAGTTTGAGAAAGCTCGTTCTGAATTTTAATTAATGCTAAGTTACGCTCTTGCAGGACCTCGTTCTGCTGATTAGTCTCAGCTATGAGGCGCTGTAGCTCGCTTCTATCCTGAAACGTGAGGATCCGTCCAACCATGATCTCGCCTACGACAATTGGCGCCACTGTAATGTGGATATATGCATTGAACGAGGTGTAGAATACTTCAACTTCGCTTCTCTCCATGGGCTGGTTAAGATATGTATGATGGAACATACGGAAAGCACTGGCGGTCTGTCCCAAGGGGGTGAGAGTAGACAAGTCGAAACGATCACCGATCTGCAGATTGATTTTTGGAAAAAGCGCTCGATTGATTTCTACCACAGTTTCGTTATCATCTAGCACAAGAATGCCTTGTGTTAGTGTGTCAATGATATCCTGATGGGCGATGGTTACGAGATCAAATATTTTATCACGATGGATGGCAATGACGAAAAAGATTGCAGAGATTAGTATCCCTAGAGAGGTCATCCCCGGAATCACCGGCTGAGATTTAAGCAGCACCACATTAAGGAACACGTCGAGTAATACAAATACAGCCAGCACTAGCACACCTTTGAGTACGTGAGTAACCTGTTTTTTGATCCGCTGTGTGGCGTTTGATACTAGGGCTGAATAGATGATATGAAGAGAAATAACAATGACGCTGGCTAAGTAAATAATGAACAGCCAAAAAATCGGACCATAAGATCTTTCAATATATCCGCCATGCATGGGGAGGACAAAACTTTCATTTGGATTGGTGATCACCCCAAGTATGATTAATGCTGCGACAATGTATAGGATCAACATGTTCTTTTTTCGGAGGAGGTGTGATTTGCTAGTGAGTAATATCGTAAAAAGAAGCCATCCAATCGCCAACAAAACCGAGTCGATAAATGCGACCTTCACATAAAACAATTGAACACCGGGATCATCCGTCATTTTGATAGCAAATTGACAGAAGGGCCATAACATCATAGTAAAATGAAAAACCAAGTACGCCTTATGTAGGCTAGTGATTTTTACAGAAGCAAATATGTATATGAATAGAACGAACAGAACGAAGAATAATAATAAGTCAATCCATATCATGACATCCAATTTGGGAACACCTTCTTATATAAAAAAATAGGTTCATCTTTATTCGTTAAAGCTCGAAACCTTCTCCCACTCGGTTAACAGCTCCTTCACGCTCTGTGCGGACTGAGGCTTACTGAACAAGTAGCCTTGAATTTTATCGCAGCCTTGCTCTTGTAAATAATCGAGTTGTACAGTCTGCTCCACGCCTTCTGCAATAACACACATATTCATTCGTTTACCAATCATAATAATTTGTTCTACGAGAACGGCTTGATGTGTCCCTGTTTCAATGGAATCAATAAAGGACTTGTCTATTTTCAACGTAGAGATCGGCATATGTGTAAGATAGCTTAAGGAGGAATAACCGGTACCAAAGTCGTCCAATGCAATTTTGATGTTGTAAGCTCTGAGTTCAGCCAGTTTACTGCTCACATATTCGTAAGATTCAACCAGAACACTCTCTGTAATCTCTAGCTCTAAATATTCAGGCGCTAGCCCGGAGGTTTGTAAGGTGTCCAATACTAACTCGTTGAAGTCACTTTGCAGCAGCTGCAGCATTGAAATATTAACAGACATCGTTAGATGCGATAATCCTTGTTCATGAAGACTTTTCAGAAAGGTACAGGCCGTTCTTAACACCCACGCTCCAAGGGGAATGATGAGATGGGAATCTTCTGCTATTTTGATAAACTTATCGGGTGGGACCATTCCTAGCATAGGGCTGTTCCAGCGCAAAAGAGCCTCCAGTCCCGTCACCCTATTCTGAGTCAGATCAATCTGGGGTTGATAGAATAACTCCAGCTCATTTTTCTCTAAAGCGTTATATAACTGCTTCTCAATGTTCATTCGTTCAGTAAAGGTGTCATGCAATGGTTGATCAAAGACGATAATTTGGCCCTTTCCGGCTTCTTTGGCTTTATACAAAGCGATGTCTGCACATTTAAGGAGCTCCATGATAGTATTTCCGTGCTCGGGGTAAGTACTGATTCCGACGCTGAGGCTGACATGCAGTATACTCTCATCCATCTCAATGGCATCTTTAAAACCAGCAAGAATGTGGGAGGTCATGCTGTTTATGCTCTGTCGGTTCTCAATAGAATGTAAAAGAACGATGAATTCATCGCCGACGAAACGATACACATCGCCACTACTTCCAACTAGGGAGCTCAATCTCTCGCTAACCTTAACAATTAGCCGGTCACCGAATTCATGCCCCATCGTATCATTTACATATTTAAAGTAATCAATGTCGATGAACAATAGGGCAGCAGTATTGTTTAAATCCAGAATAGGAGGGCCATTCTCATATAAAGCAAATTTGTTGGGCAAGCCGGTTAATATATCATGATAAGCCAGGTATTGCATCTTTTCTTCATTTAAGGCTAGCTTTCGTTGATTCTCAATGAGCTGATCATATTGCTGTCTGAGTTCTTCTTCTGTAGCAGTGATTTCCTCATAGGCGGCCTCTAGATTTTCGTGTGCATTCACCCTATCCCTGTAGGCGAGGTCCAGTTTTTTTTCGACTCTTTTAATACGTTTGAGAGTACCTAGAATTAGAGCAAAGATAAGCAGTGCTGTTATAAGAATGAAGAACCAGCCTTTAATTATATTAATAAGTCTGATCCACTCTGGATCTTGCGTAAAAGTGGAAACAGCCTTGTCTGTTAGGGGGATCCATAGGCATCCTACAATAAAATATATGACGGCAATTTTTAAGGAACCCCGAACAGGATTGAAGCTTTGTTTGTTTATGGAGTTTTTGTGTTTGTTTCTTTGAAGCATATGACCCTCCTATATCAAGCATGAGAGCTACTTGTTGTAGATGATTTCAACATATTTCATCAAAATCCTCTATTTGTCAGCGATGTTCTGCAAATTTTAAGGATGAGTCTTTGGACAAGGTGGAGCTAGGCATTAATGCCTAGCTTTTTTAATGTTAACTTGTGTTATAATCAAACAAACAACTTGAAGAGAAAATTATAGTTAAGGGGGATTTGTAAGTGGAGATAGGGATCAGTACGTTCGTAGAAACAACACCGGATGTTCACACGGGGGAGTTAATAAGCCATGCGCAGCGATTGCGTGAGGTAGTAGAGGAGATTGTTCTTGCTGACCAGGTAGGATTAGATATATTTGGTGTGGGTGAGCATCACCGAAAAGATTATGCGGCGTCTTCTCCAGCAGTCTTGCTAGCAGCCGCTGCATCACAGACGACACGAATTCGGCTGACTAGTGCCGTAACCGTGCTGTCCTCTGCAGATCCAGTACGTGTATTTCAGGATTTTGCAACACTTGATGGAATCTCGAATGGACGGGCAGAAATCATGGCAGGCCGGGGTTCTTTTATCGAATCGTTCCCGCTCTTTGGCTATGATCTAAATGACTACGATGAGTTGTTCGATGAGAAGCTGGATTTGTTGCTAAAAATAACCGCATCGGAAAAAGTAACCTGGAGTGGAAATCACCGTCCTGCCATTAATAATCTAGGAATTTATCCGCGCCCTGTTCAGAATCCTTTACCCGTATGGATTGGCAGTGGAGGTAATACAGAATCGGTGATTCGTGCAGGTCTGCTCGGACTACCGCTTGTGCTCGCGATCATTGGGGGCAGTCCGCTGCAATTTGCGCCGCTCGTGAAGCTCTATAAGAAAGCAGCGGCTCAAGCTGGACATGATGTGTCGAAGCTTCCGGTTGCCTCACACTCGCACGGCTTTATTGCAGAGGATAATCAGCTTGCGGCCGATATGTTCTTCCCCTCTACGCAGGCTAGCATGAATGTGATTGGCCGGGAGCGAGGCTGGGGTCATTACAGTCGGGCAAGCTATGATGCCGCTCGCAGATTTGAAGGCGCCTTGTATGTAGGTGATCCAGATACTGTCGCTGAAAAGATCATTCACCTACGCAAACATGTAGGCATTACACGCTTTATGCTACATGTGCCGCTAGGTACGATGCCTCATAAGGATGTAATGAGAGCCATTGAGCTACTGGGTACTGAAGTAGCGCCAATCGTTCGAGCTGAGATCGCGAGATGGGAAGCAGAGGTTGAATCGAAATAATAAACGGGGCATCTCATATTGACCCAATCTAGATAAACCAGTATGATCTTACCAATTTATTATTGCTGTTGTAGATTGGGGAGGAGACTGAAGTGGAAGATCAAACCATAGCGAACAGACTTGAAGAATTAGGTATTGTCCTACCTAGAGCTAGTGAACCAGCGGCTAAATACGCTAACTACGTAATCGTTAATGAATTATGTTTTGTATCGGGAAAAGGACCAGCTGGCCATCCCAAAGGAAAGCTGGGTCAAGACTTCACCACCGAAGAAGGCTATGATTTCGCACGCCAAACTGGATTGGAGATCCTTGCCGTTCTTGAGTCAGCTTTAGGTTCTTTGGATAAGGTGAAGAGAGTAGTCAAAATTCAAGGCTTTGTGAACGCTGATCCCTTATTCGAAGAGCATCATAAAGTGCTCAATGGCTGTTCGGATGTATTGCTGGAGGTGTTCGGAGACAAGGGGATGCATGCCCGTTCTGTGTTTGGGGCTGTTTCCGTGAGAGATAACCTTCCGATCATCATTGATTCTATTTTTGAAGTGGATTAAAAAGAGGGCTGCGGCACCGAAAGGTGATCGCAGTCCTCTTTTTTAAAATATAGAATATGTTAAATCTTAATGTGGGACCGGAATTTCTTTTTCCATAATAAAATCATCCATGATGAATCCGTTCCCGATATCCGCAATTTGTTCCCGCACGGTCCGGAAGCCTTTTTTCTCATATACCGCAATACTGGATTCGTTATGACGATTGACCGTCAGCCAAATATGGCTTAGGTTTCGGTCTTTGCACAGCTTCTCTAGGAATGCCAACGCTTGGCTGGCATAGCTGCGTCCCCTGTACTCTTTGCCGATATAAAACTTGCTCAAGAAGAGCTTTCCCTCTTCTTGTCTGGCCGAAATATATCCGACTGCGGAGCCATCGTTATGGATCAAGTAATATTCGTAGCCCTGATGATGGATCTGATCCGTAATCGCTGGAATCGATTGGAACTTGCCAATCATGTAATCAATCTGCTCGATTGTAATAATGGAAACATAATATTCGCGCCATATTTCTGCCGCCAATCGAGCAACCTCAGCGGTTTCTTCCACTGTATTCACGTGTGGAAACATAAGCCTCATGACATGTGCCTGCCTTTCCTAGATCTCTCGCTTCAACCTATCAATTAGAATATCATAACTTATTATAGATGCTTAGTCGCAACTAGCGAAGCATGAAAGGTAAGTAACTTTTCCAGCTGCTTTTGTTGGCTTCTATCCTGTCCCTTAACTGTTAAGTTATGAGATTTAAAATATCATCCATTGCAAGCAGTGAAATATTGTTTTCCATATTATGTCGGGCACGTTTCAAGAACTCCCTAGACCAACCATCGAGTGCTTCAATATTTCCGTTTCGATAGAGAGCTGAATAAAGTATAGCTTGTCTCAAATCTAGAAATAGTGGTAGGTCTTTTAACAATCTTATATCAATCGTGTTTTGCTTTTCATAACCTTTCAAAAACGAAGTTAGATACCTTTTCACAAAAGTTGGAACATCTTCATCAGGACTAGGTACTGCAATGCCATAGAATAAATTAACAGAAATATCTTGCGTGAACCATCCGTATTGACATTCATCGAAGTCAAATACAGTGATGCTTCCATTTGGTTGAACTGTATAGTTACCAAAACAAAAATCACCATGAATAAGTCCGAAACTTTCACTATCACGTGATAATTTGTGGACCCTCTGCATCAAGGATTCAAAATGAGCAATTACAAGGCTCTGGGAAGAGGGAATATGAGTTATGAATTGTTGAAGATAACTATTTTCTTGCCAGTTGTATCGTGTTATCTCGGCTGTACTAGGAACGTATTCTTTAGCTAGTGCGTGCATTCTCCCTGCAATTTCCCCCAGTTTATTAAACTCTTCATTTTGAGATATTTCATCACTCCATAAGGCACCAAGACCTTTTTGGAATGCTACAACTAAAAAACTATTCATCTTTTCAATTAGCTCGCCGTTACTTGATTTCACCGGGGAGGCTACTGGAACACCGTTATTCGCAAGATATTGTATCCATTCTAGTTCACCTTGGATAAGCTCCAGCGTCCTGTGAGATTCATGTATAATCCGAATGATAAGATTCCGTGCCTCGTTATTACTTCCATAAGTGAAGTTTTGGTTCTTCCCCAATAAAATCAACTCTTCAGGCATGAACCCATACCTTTTTGCTGCTTCAGCTACAATCTTATCCGTAAATAAGATTTCAATTGATGGATTCATATTACACCTCATTATTTTTAATTTAAAGTGTTATCTCCCTTCTAGCTAATGCTTTATTAGCACTTCTTTACTCGAAGATTTCTCCCAATAGTATGGTTCATTTTTTCCGCCTCTTTCCATAAAGACTATTCTCGCTGAAACACAGCCCCAATAATTGTAACAAAACTAATTACCCTAATTTTAGTAATAATATATGAACGTATCAATCAACGAGGTGATGACATCATGAAGATTCAAAAGAAAGCGTTACTGCTTCTACCACTTACATCTATGCTCTACACAGCCCCGGCTCATGCGGCTACGATACCTCAGAATCAGGTTACAGGTGTTTTCCTGGATGATCGGCCGCTTGAATTAGAAGTTCAACCCTTGCTCATAAATGGTACAACGCTAGTTCCTATGCGTAAGCTATTTGAAGAACAGGGGGCGAAGATTTCATGGAACAACGATACCAAAATGGTTAAGGCCACCAAGGGAAATCTGGTACTGACCTATCAGATAGGAGATTCGACTGCTAATAAAAACGGACAATCCTTAAACTTAACTGTTCCGGGTCAGGTTGTCGGTGGTAATACGATGATGCCGCTGCGTTTTGTAAGTGAAGCTCTGGGTAGCACCGTGAAGTGGGATGCTAATACTCGGAACATCCGTATCTACTCAGCGGTGGATTACGACACGACGATTCTTTATGGAGTTAACCTGCGAAGTTCGCCGAATTCATCGGACCAGTCAGCTGTTCAGCAAATGTTGTCTGCAGGCGATAAAGTCCATGTCGTTAGGGAAGTGGATGCTTTCTGGTTAGAAGTGCGAACACAAGATAACAAGACGGGATACATATCTGCTAAACCCCAATATAGCAATTATACTAGCGAGTCGCTCGCAGAGAAGCAGGGAAGCGCGCTACTTGCTTACGGAGAGAAGTATCTGGGCACACCCTATGAATTTGGTGCAGCAACGAACCAGACGTCTACCTTTGACTGCTCTTCTTTCGTAGCGCATCTGTTTGATAATGTGTTGTCGGTGGATCTGCCACGCGCCTCTTATAATCAAGCCAAAGAGGGAAAACAAGTTGGAATCAACGAACTGCGTAAAGGGGATTTGTTGTTCTTCAGTGCACGTGGTCTCGACATTGGTCATGTTGCCATGTATGCAGGGAATAATCAGATCTTGCATACGTATTCTAAGGAGAAAGGCGTCCATTATGAAGCCCTAAGTGAGAAGTGGAAGAAGCGTTTTGTGACGGCACGTAGGTTCTTTTAGATTAGGCAGTAATTAGGCTATAATGATCACGATGAAGAAGCGTCCGAATACATTTGGGGGATGAAGCATAGTGACTAAAACAATCGTAGAAAAGCTGAACTTACAAAAATACAACCAAGTAGCGATATTGAATAAACCAGAGGGATCTGATTATTTAGCGGAATTGACAGGTTATGATACTTCGCTTGAACAAGCCTATGATCTTATATTTGCCTTTGTACTAGATATGTCGTCCTTACAAGAACTAGTGAACCGTGTGATTGAGCATCAGCATCTTCATAAGAATGGCTATCTCTTTGTGGCGTATCCTAAAAAGGGAAACAAAGTGTATCCGACCTTTATTCATCGTGACGACTTACTAGAGGGTCTGGGTAGTGATGAGAATGGATACATCGGGACAAGCAATATTAAATTTGCACGCATGGTAGGATTGGATGATGTCTTTACCGTTGTGGGGTTAAAAGAGGATGCTAAGGGTAAAGGTCAGCTTTCCAATACCCCCAGTCAATGTGTGGATGATTATATCTCCTTCATTCCAAATGTGGAACAAGATCTGAAGGAAACACCAGAGCTGCTTACGATCTATCAATCGCTTACTCCGGGATACCGTAAAGATTGGGCTCGATATATCTATAGTGCTAAACAAGAGGCAACGAGAGATAAGCGCAGAGAGGAAATGAAGATGATTCTAAAGGCCGGATATAAGAGTCGGGAGCTATATCGGCAAGGATCCACTTTATAGCGTATCAACATTCGCACCGTCACCAAAAGCATATTATAAAAATAAAAAAGAGATGGTACAGGATTTCTCCTGCGCCATCTCTTTTCGTGCTGTTTATTTTATTTCATAAATCTTGTAAAGCTCATCAAGCATAAGGTTAGCTGCGATAACGCCACCAGATGTATTCCAGATCGCGTCGCTTACTCTGATTGCTTTATTGTTCTTAACAACATTAAGACTTTGCCAGAGTGGATCTTTCAGCATTTCTTGCTCCATCTCGGTGCCTTTGCCGTCACCAGTGTCGTAAGTGAAGTAGAACAACATGTCTGCATCTACTTCCGGAAGACGCTCTTTGGTAATCTCTTCAACAAATGTATCGGTGTACTTCTGATTGTCAGGACGAGTGATACCTAGCTTGGAGAAGGCGATTCCTGTGAAGGTATCCTCTAGGTAGATACGTGTCTTTCCTGCCATAAAACGAACGACAGATACTTTCTGGTTTAGCTTGTCACCTGCTTTTGCTTTGAAATCTGCAGTGCGGCTATCGTATTCGGCAATCTGTTTTTTGCCTTCGTCAGTTTTACCTAAAGCTTCAGCATAGAGCAAGAAGTTCGATTGCCATTCGCCACGAAGCGTTTCAGAGAAGACGGTCGGTGCAATGGCTTTTAGCTGGTCGTATACTTTTTCCTGACGCAATTTATTCCCGATGATTAGATCAGGCTTAAGACTGGCAATGAGTTCAAGGTTTGGCTGGCTTTCTTCACCAACGACAGTTACACCTTCCATATCCGCTGCGATGTGTTCATACCACGGATCACCTGTCCACGATTTAACAGCTCCTACTGGCTTCACGCCAAGGGCCAGCAAAGCCTCCGTTCCTTCATTCGTTAGTACGACTACACGTTTTGGTGTTCCTGTAATCGTAGTTTCTCCCATAGCGTGTGTTACTTTATGTTCTTCTCTTGAGTTGGCTGCATTAGATTCAGCTGGACTAGCTGTATTACTATTATTGGACCCTGCTTGACCACAACCTGACACAATGACAGTCAAGGCGAGTAAAGCTGCGGATACAGTTAAAGAAAATCGTTGTTTTTTTATAACGGAAAACATTTATTAACCCCCTATATATTATGAAAATGATTCTCACTTACGCTGGAAAAAACTATAACAACTTAAAATCTTAAAGTCAACGATTTTTATGATAATGATTATCAGCTTCATTGACAGCCTTTACCTCATGACCTAAAATGTCTTAGAAACCTGATTGGTTTATATGTAAATTAATCATAGGATAATAGGAAAGAGGAAACTATGAGCACTCTACTTACCACGCGATCGCAGAAGGTTGTCGGATTACTGATAGGTCTGTTGTTATTAGTTGCCGGAATTGTATGCAGTATCGCCTTTGGCGTGACCAATATTAGTTGGCATACGATTGCCCAATCCTTCACGGATTACAATGGTTCACAAGAGCATTTGATTATACAGACAGCTAGAGTACCGCGAGCTTTCATAGCTGCGATAGCTGGAGCGAGTCTCGCTGTTGCAGGCTCCTTGATGCAAGGCATCACACGCAATCCCTTAGCTTCACCGAGTCTCTTCGGCATTAACGCAGGAGCAGCCTTCTTCATTGTTGCGGGCTCTGCTTTTTTCGGTGCCAGTGGTCTGACCACCTTTGCAACACTAGCTTTTATCGGCGCGGCAGTTACAGCCGCCATTGTATACATACTCGGCTCCATTGGAAGCGATGGACTGACTCCCCTTAAGGTTACACTCGCGGGTGCTGCAATGACTGCTTTTTTCTCCTCTTTATCCCTTGGTTGCTTGTTAACCGGTGGGCAGACCTTTGATCAAGTCTTATATTGGTTCGTCGGTTCTGTTGCTGGCCGGGACATGGGAATATTCACTACGGCTGCACCTTATATGGGTATAGCGCTGTTGGGGGCTTTTGTAATTGCTAGACATATGAACTTGCTTACGCTGGGGGAAGATGTTGCTACAGGGCTCGGACAGAAGACGATCTTCATTAAACTAGCTGCTGGGATTATCATTGTCTTGCTTGCAGGGGGTTCTGTATCGATTGCAGGTCCTATAGCTTTTGTAGGTATTGTAATTCCACATATTACACGTTACTTGGTAGGCCTGGACTATCGCTGGGTTATTCCTTACTGCGCTATACTTGGGGGTATTTTACTGCTTGGCGCAGATATTGGATCACGGTACATTGCATTTCCGAAGGAAATACCTGTCGGCGTTATGACTGCTATTCTCGGGGTCCCTTTCTTCGTATACATTGCCAGAAGAGGGGATGCCTAATATGGATAAATGGATGACCCTTAGAGGTCGTAATCACTCTTTTCAAATTAGTCGTAGAACATTAATCATGATTTTGTTGCTGCTAGCCGCTAATGTAGTTACGATGATCATCTGTGTAGGACTGGGTAGTACTTTTATTAGTCCGATTGCCGTTATTCGAACGCTTTTCGGTATGGGCGATCCATCCGATGCGATGATCATTTTCTCCTTAAGAATGCCTCGTGTCGTCGTTGCGGTGATGGTCGGTGCGGCACTAGCCATCTCTGGAGCATTGTTGCAGGGCATCGTTCGCAATCCACTCACTTCACCTGATATTATAGGGATTTCGGGTGGTGCATCGCTTGGAACCGTGATTTTTATTCTGTATTTCTCTCATGTAAGCATCCGCTTCATGCCTATTAGTTCGATTGCCGGGGCTTTTGGGGCAGCACTTCTAATCTATCTATTCGCATATCGACGGGGGATTACTCCACTTCGGCTTGTGCTGATTGGGATCGGAATGTCTACGGCGATAACAGCAGTTACGTATATGTTGATCCTCTCATCATCGTTTACGCCGACGGCCGTAGCGGTCAAAGCATTCACCTTCATGACAGGAAGTATATATGGTGTATCTTGGGACCGAGATGTGCTAACGATGTTACCCTGGATGGTTATTCTGATTCCTGCTGCATTAATTTATGCTAGGCACCTGAATGTACAAGAGCTAGGGGATGAGGTAGCTACGAGTGTTGGTAGTTCAGTCCAAGTCAAAAGAACGATTCTGCTCCTTATCAGCGTTGCCCTTGCAGGGGTAGCTGTTGCCATT
This window of the Paenibacillus sp. FSL R10-2734 genome carries:
- a CDS encoding phosphotransferase, whose amino-acid sequence is MNPSIEILFTDKIVAEAAKRYGFMPEELILLGKNQNFTYGSNNEARNLIIRIIHESHRTLELIQGELEWIQYLANNGVPVASPVKSSNGELIEKMNSFLVVAFQKGLGALWSDEISQNEEFNKLGEIAGRMHALAKEYVPSTAEITRYNWQENSYLQQFITHIPSSQSLVIAHFESLMQRVHKLSRDSESFGLIHGDFCFGNYTVQPNGSITVFDFDECQYGWFTQDISVNLFYGIAVPSPDEDVPTFVKRYLTSFLKGYEKQNTIDIRLLKDLPLFLDLRQAILYSALYRNGNIEALDGWSREFLKRARHNMENNISLLAMDDILNLIT
- a CDS encoding iron-siderophore ABC transporter substrate-binding protein — translated: MFSVIKKQRFSLTVSAALLALTVIVSGCGQAGSNNSNTASPAESNAANSREEHKVTHAMGETTITGTPKRVVVLTNEGTEALLALGVKPVGAVKSWTGDPWYEHIAADMEGVTVVGEESQPNLELIASLKPDLIIGNKLRQEKVYDQLKAIAPTVFSETLRGEWQSNFLLYAEALGKTDEGKKQIAEYDSRTADFKAKAGDKLNQKVSVVRFMAGKTRIYLEDTFTGIAFSKLGITRPDNQKYTDTFVEEITKERLPEVDADMLFYFTYDTGDGKGTEMEQEMLKDPLWQSLNVVKNNKAIRVSDAIWNTSGGVIAANLMLDELYKIYEIK
- a CDS encoding RidA family protein — encoded protein: MEDQTIANRLEELGIVLPRASEPAAKYANYVIVNELCFVSGKGPAGHPKGKLGQDFTTEEGYDFARQTGLEILAVLESALGSLDKVKRVVKIQGFVNADPLFEEHHKVLNGCSDVLLEVFGDKGMHARSVFGAVSVRDNLPIIIDSIFEVD
- a CDS encoding GNAT family N-acetyltransferase; this encodes MRLMFPHVNTVEETAEVARLAAEIWREYYVSIITIEQIDYMIGKFQSIPAITDQIHHQGYEYYLIHNDGSAVGYISARQEEGKLFLSKFYIGKEYRGRSYASQALAFLEKLCKDRNLSHIWLTVNRHNESSIAVYEKKGFRTVREQIADIGNGFIMDDFIMEKEIPVPH
- a CDS encoding YdeI/OmpD-associated family protein, with protein sequence MVTKTIVEKLNLQKYNQVAILNKPEGSDYLAELTGYDTSLEQAYDLIFAFVLDMSSLQELVNRVIEHQHLHKNGYLFVAYPKKGNKVYPTFIHRDDLLEGLGSDENGYIGTSNIKFARMVGLDDVFTVVGLKEDAKGKGQLSNTPSQCVDDYISFIPNVEQDLKETPELLTIYQSLTPGYRKDWARYIYSAKQEATRDKRREEMKMILKAGYKSRELYRQGSTL
- a CDS encoding stalk domain-containing protein; protein product: MKIQKKALLLLPLTSMLYTAPAHAATIPQNQVTGVFLDDRPLELEVQPLLINGTTLVPMRKLFEEQGAKISWNNDTKMVKATKGNLVLTYQIGDSTANKNGQSLNLTVPGQVVGGNTMMPLRFVSEALGSTVKWDANTRNIRIYSAVDYDTTILYGVNLRSSPNSSDQSAVQQMLSAGDKVHVVREVDAFWLEVRTQDNKTGYISAKPQYSNYTSESLAEKQGSALLAYGEKYLGTPYEFGAATNQTSTFDCSSFVAHLFDNVLSVDLPRASYNQAKEGKQVGINELRKGDLLFFSARGLDIGHVAMYAGNNQILHTYSKEKGVHYEALSEKWKKRFVTARRFF